A window from Plectropomus leopardus isolate mb chromosome 21, YSFRI_Pleo_2.0, whole genome shotgun sequence encodes these proteins:
- the LOC121960954 gene encoding uncharacterized abhydrolase domain-containing protein DDB_G0269086-like: MIHEKMEAKRIARIAVAEIRAFLAEEEEEKEKAWELKMKTLEVAQEQLRAEKEKAEKERMEREKAEKERMEREAREKERLARERAERERQETERLAKEKAAEEERKRLEREKAEMEKQERERLERERAEKERMERERIEREREKIAQEREQLEKERRENERMAKEIEEKERLERERIAKERERIARERAEKERLEKERIAKERAEKERQERERIAKERAEKERLEKERIAKERAEKERQERERIAKERAEKERQERERIAKERAEKERQERERIAKERERITREKERQEKERIAKERAEKERLERERIAKEKERIIIMVYW, encoded by the exons ATGATCCACGAGAAGATGGAGGCCAAGAGGATCGCTCGCATCGCCGTGGCTGAGATCAGGGCCTTCCTCGccgaagaagaggaggagaaggagaaggccTGGGAGCTGAAGATGAAGACGCTGGAGGTCGCACAGGAGCAGCTGAGGGCGGAGAAGGAGAAGGCGGAGAAGGAGAggatggaaagagagaaagcgGAGAAGGAAAGGATGGAGAGGGAAgcaagggagaaagagaggctgGCTCGAGAGAGGGCAGAGAGGGAAAGACAAGAGACGGAGAGACTGGCCAAAGAAAAGGCGGCCGAGGAAGAGAGGAAACGACTTGAGCGAGAGAAGGCGGAGATGgaaaaacaggagagagagaggcttgaaagagagagagctgaaaaggagaggatggagagggagCGCAtcgaaagagaaagagaaaaaatagcCCAAGAGAGGGAACAGTTGGAGAAGGAGAGACGTGAGAATGAAAGGATGGCCAAAGAGatagaggaaaaagaaagactgGAGAGGGAACGCATAGCAAAGGAAAGAGAGCGAATCGCCAGGGAAAGGGCAGAAAAAGAACGGCTGGAGAAGGAACGCATTGCAAAAGAAAGGGCAGAAAAAGAGAGGCAAGAAAGAGAACGCATCGCAAAAGAAAGGGCAGAAAAAGAGAGGCTAGAGAAGGAACGCATCGCAAAAGAAAGGgcagaaaaagaaaggcaaGAAAGAGAGCGCATTGCAAAAGAAAGGgcagaaaaagaaaggcaaGAAAGAGAACGCATCGCAAAAGAAAGGgcagaaaaagaaaggcaaGAAAGAGAACGCATTGCCAAGGAACGAGAGCGAATCACCAGAGAGAAGGAGCGTCAGGAAAAGGAAAGGATAGCAAAAGAAagggcagaaaaagaaagactggAGAGAGAACGCATCGccaaagaaaaggagaggatT ATCATCATGGTTTACTGGTGA
- the LOC121960953 gene encoding uncharacterized abhydrolase domain-containing protein DDB_G0269086-like, giving the protein MAKEIEEKERLERERIAKERERIARERAEKERQERERIAKERAEKERQERERIAKERAEKERLEKERIAKEIAEKERAEKERQERERIAKERAEKERQERERIAKERAEKERQERERIAKERAEKERQERERIAKERERITREKERQEKERIAKERAEKERLERERIAKEKERIAKERQRIEQERAEKERQEKERIAKEMLERERIVKERERIAREKERAEKERLEKERAARERERLERERAAREKLAREKELMERQRLAREKAARDKMEEVKKQELLERKPNASQPKAPAAEERSDRASVSAVRREKSVTEEKITMGGKKK; this is encoded by the exons ATGGCCAAAGAGatagaggaaaaagaaagactgGAGAGGGAACGCATAGCAAAGGAAAGAGAGCGAATCGCCAGGGAAAGGgcagaaaaagaaaggcaaGAAAGAGAGCGCATCGCAAAAGAAAGGgcagaaaaagaaaggcaaGAACGAGAGCGCATCGCAAAAGAAAGGGCAGAAAAAGAGAGGCTAGAGAAGGAACGCATCGCAAAAGaaattgcagaaaaagaaag GgcagaaaaagaaaggcaaGAAAGAGAGCGCATTGCAAAAGAAAGGgcagaaaaagaaaggcaaGAAAGAGAACGCATCGCAAAAGAAAGGgcagaaaaagaaaggcaaGAAAGAGAACGCATCGCAAAAGAAAGGgcagaaaaagaaaggcaaGAAAGAGAACGCATTGCCAAGGAACGAGAGCGAATCACCAGAGAGAAGGAGCGTCAGGAAAAGGAAAGGATAGCAAAAGAAagggcagaaaaagaaagactggAGAGAGAACGCATCGccaaagaaaaggagaggatTGCAAAGGAGAGGCAGAGGATTGAGCAAGAGAGAGCCGAAAAGGAGAGGCAAGAAAAGGAACGGATCGCCAAAGAAATGCTCGAGAGAGAGCGCATCGTTAAGGAGAGGGAGCGAATCGCCcgggaaaaagagagagcagaaaaGGAACGACttgaaaaagagagagcagccagagagagggaaaggctggagagagagagagcagcgaGGGAGAAGTTGGCTCGTGAGAAGGAGCTGATGGAGAGGCAGAGGCTCGCCAGAGAAAAGGCTGCTCGGGATaagatggaggaggtgaagaaacAAGAGCTCCTCGAGAGGAAACCAAACGCCTCGCAGCCGAAAGCTCCGGCGGCGGAGGAGAGAAGTGACAGAGCGAGTGTGTCAGCCGTCAGGAGGGAGAAGAGCGTGACAGAGGAGAAGATAACCATGGGCGGgaagaaaaaatga
- the LOC121960952 gene encoding calponin homology domain-containing protein DDB_G0272472-like, whose translation MSSEGKTPSVESKNGKRTERGAGGDAAAAAGGGGSKYSMFTWIVVLALLGVWSSVAVVYFDIVDYDSVIGKLTAYDTDGDGDFDVEDAKVLLDEKKLKAPALRRDRLRKEDRKEVKKKRKNSTLNPNLRPSRQRRHAALRSQVRALRMIHEKMEAKRIARIAVAEIRAFLAEEEEEKEKAWELKMKTLEVAQEQLRAEKEKAEKERMEREKAEKERMEREAREKERLARERAERERQETERLAKEKAAEEERKRLEREKAEMEKQRERGLKERELKRRGWRGSASKEKEKK comes from the exons ATGTCCTCAGAGGGGAAGACTCCTTCGGTGGAGAGTAAGAATGGAAAGAGGacggagagaggagcaggaggagacgcagcagcagcagcaggaggaggaggttcaAAGTACTCCATGTTTACCTGGATCGTGGTCCTGGCTCTGCTGGGAGTCTGGAGCTCCGTAGCTGTGGTCTACTTCGACATCGTGGACTACGACAGCGTCATCG GCAAACTGACGGCCTACGACACCGACGGAGACGGAGACTTTGACGTGGAGGACGCTAAAGTTCTGCTCG ATGAAAAGAAGTTAAAAGCTCCTGCTCTCAGGAGAGACAGGCTGAGAAAAG AGGACAGGAAAGAGGTGAAGAAGAAACGGAAAAA CTCCACCTTAAATCCAAACCTCAGACCGTCCCGTCAGAGGCGCCACGCTGCGCTCCGCTCTCAGGTACGAGCTCTCAGGATGATCCACGAGAAGATGGAGGCCAAGAGGATCGCTCGCATCGCCGTGGCTGAGATCAGGGCCTTCCTCGccgaagaagaggaggagaaggagaaggccTGGGAGCTGAAGATGAAGACGCTGGAGGTCGCACAGGAGCAGCTGAGGGCGGAGAAGGAGAAGGCGGAGAAGGAGAggatggaaagagagaaagcgGAGAAGGAAAGGATGGAGAGGGAAgcaagggagaaagagaggctgGCTCGAGAGAGGGCAGAGAGGGAAAGACAAGAGACGGAGAGACTGGCCAAAGAAAAGGCGGCCGAGGAAGAGAGGAAACGACTTGAGCGAGAGAAGGCGGAgatggaaaaacagagagagagaggcttgaaagagagagagctgaaaaggagaggatggagagggagCGCAtcgaaagagaaagagaaaaaatag